In Prosthecochloris sp. GSB1, the following proteins share a genomic window:
- a CDS encoding sulfotransferase family 2 domain-containing protein has product MISVQKRFLFVHIPKTGGNSLQGLLKKYSEDMIVSTAAHHDGIERFEVRNCNYSIKKHSTLSEYKNVLESELFDSLYKFAVIRNPYERMVSYYFSPHFSRDRWDREEFRGLVKKARTVRDYIRLQRSPPSFFFRKRRFSVDGLLDDDIDLLIKYENLEKEVESLCDRLSLEYQRLARRNSSVRCHYSEYYDRDMREMVREKFREEIEFGEYEFEESD; this is encoded by the coding sequence ATGATCTCGGTGCAGAAACGTTTCCTGTTCGTCCATATTCCGAAGACAGGCGGAAATTCTTTGCAGGGCCTCTTGAAAAAATATTCGGAAGACATGATCGTTTCTACGGCCGCGCATCATGACGGAATCGAGCGTTTCGAGGTGAGAAACTGCAATTACTCTATAAAAAAGCATTCCACACTTTCGGAATACAAGAACGTTCTCGAATCGGAACTGTTCGATTCACTCTACAAATTTGCCGTTATCAGGAATCCCTATGAGCGGATGGTCTCCTATTATTTCTCTCCCCATTTTTCCAGGGACCGATGGGACAGGGAAGAGTTTCGTGGGCTTGTGAAAAAAGCGCGCACCGTTCGTGACTACATCAGGTTGCAACGCAGTCCGCCGTCGTTTTTTTTCCGGAAAAGGAGGTTTTCAGTCGATGGTTTACTTGACGACGATATCGATCTTCTCATCAAGTACGAGAACCTGGAAAAAGAAGTCGAATCGCTCTGCGATCGCCTCTCCCTCGAATACCAGCGCCTGGCAAGGAGGAACAGTTCCGTCCGGTGTCATTATTCAGAGTACTATGACCGGGACATGAGGGAAATGGTCCGGGAGAAATTTCGTGAAGAGATCGAGTTTGGAGAATACGAATTTGAAGAATCAGATTGA
- a CDS encoding sulfotransferase family protein — protein sequence MKSPVFLLSLPRSGSTLLQRVLMGHSQIASVAEPWILLPFLYAGRTEGVLAEYSHANACKAHKDFVNNLPGKTRDYYSILHDFLMTLYSYQCKNNELFFLDKTPRYHLIIPEITMLFPEAKFVFLFRNPVHVMGSVMRTWGDGGFRKNYAYENDLYEGPMNLSEGFRILKDRAYALRYEDFVNAPERYTREICDYLGLCYEQGMLEGFSSRNPKGRMGDPTGVLEYSEVETGALNKWRETFNNGFRKKILRKYLASLDSDDLLLMGYDRCSILHDIARLPGGPSGVVRDALDYGIGRVIKKLKLNIWFGRKTGPWAGDSFLS from the coding sequence ATGAAGTCGCCCGTATTTCTGCTTTCATTGCCGCGTTCAGGTTCCACGCTTCTGCAGCGCGTCCTTATGGGGCACTCGCAGATCGCGAGCGTTGCCGAACCATGGATTCTCCTGCCGTTTCTCTATGCCGGCAGGACGGAAGGTGTGCTGGCGGAATACAGTCACGCCAACGCGTGCAAGGCTCATAAGGATTTTGTGAACAATCTTCCTGGAAAAACACGTGACTACTACTCGATTTTGCATGATTTTCTCATGACATTGTACTCGTATCAGTGTAAAAACAACGAGCTTTTTTTTCTTGACAAGACGCCGCGTTACCATCTGATCATCCCTGAGATCACAATGCTGTTTCCTGAGGCAAAATTTGTCTTTCTGTTCAGAAACCCCGTTCATGTCATGGGTTCGGTCATGCGAACCTGGGGCGACGGGGGCTTCCGCAAGAATTACGCGTACGAGAATGACCTGTACGAAGGTCCGATGAATCTTTCGGAGGGGTTCCGCATTTTAAAGGACAGGGCCTATGCGCTCCGTTACGAGGATTTCGTCAATGCGCCAGAAAGGTATACGAGGGAGATATGCGACTATCTCGGCCTGTGTTATGAGCAGGGGATGCTTGAAGGGTTCTCTTCCCGCAATCCAAAAGGCCGGATGGGCGATCCGACCGGTGTTCTGGAATACAGCGAAGTGGAGACCGGTGCGCTCAATAAATGGCGGGAAACTTTTAATAACGGATTCAGAAAAAAAATCCTCCGCAAATACCTGGCTTCTCTCGACAGTGATGACCTTCTGCTCATGGGATATGACCGTTGCTCGATTCTGCATGACATCGCCCGGTTGCCGGGAGGGCCTTCCGGGGTGGTTCGTGATGCCCTGGATTACGGTATCGGCCGGGTAATAAAAAAGCTGAAGCTCAATATCTGGTTCGGTCGCAAGACAGGGCCGTGGGCGGGAGATTCGTTTCTGAGTTGA
- a CDS encoding glycosyltransferase — MRVYNISYSDGAGGASRAAFRLHRSLLDEGIDSRMLVRVKRSDDPFVVGPMKGSGKLYAYMLGYADRFPLRMQLKPVTLPHSAAWVGGLAATRINGLEDGVVNLHWIGNGTLSIEAIGRLNKPVVWTLHDMWPFCGAEHYPSENGSERWKSGYSRWNRPEGERGVDMDRLVWSRKKNAWKQPFSIVCPSRWMARMAGESALMNGWPITVVPNPLNTRVFKPVSRKAARDALNLPADARLVLFGSSAVLGNPLKGWELLQQALCLAASGDNAIEGVVFGHGKPEHAADPGLKIHWLGRLYDDISLALLYSAADLVVVPSRLDNLPQVGTEAQACGCPVVAFDTGGLADVVEHNKSGYLAKPFDPHDLAKGIAWVMESRERQGELSVSARNRALRLWAPEVVAQQYARVYRKASEAFFSASS, encoded by the coding sequence CGGTCCCTGCTGGACGAAGGTATCGACTCGAGGATGCTCGTTCGGGTTAAAAGATCGGACGATCCTTTTGTGGTAGGGCCGATGAAAGGGAGCGGCAAGCTCTACGCGTACATGCTCGGCTACGCCGACCGTTTTCCGTTACGCATGCAGTTGAAGCCCGTGACGTTGCCCCATTCCGCCGCATGGGTCGGGGGACTGGCCGCTACGCGTATCAACGGGCTTGAAGACGGGGTGGTCAATCTTCACTGGATCGGAAACGGCACGCTGTCCATTGAGGCGATAGGGCGTCTGAACAAGCCCGTTGTCTGGACATTACATGACATGTGGCCGTTCTGCGGAGCGGAACATTATCCTTCCGAAAACGGGAGCGAACGATGGAAAAGCGGTTATTCCAGATGGAACAGGCCTGAAGGAGAGCGCGGCGTGGACATGGATCGCCTGGTCTGGTCCCGAAAGAAAAATGCCTGGAAACAGCCTTTTTCCATTGTCTGTCCCAGCCGCTGGATGGCCCGGATGGCTGGCGAAAGCGCGCTTATGAACGGTTGGCCGATAACCGTCGTTCCCAATCCTCTCAATACCCGTGTTTTCAAGCCGGTTTCTAGGAAGGCGGCACGCGACGCGCTTAATCTTCCGGCGGATGCCAGACTCGTGCTCTTCGGTTCTTCAGCGGTTCTCGGCAATCCGTTGAAAGGATGGGAGCTGCTACAACAGGCGCTCTGTCTCGCAGCCTCGGGAGACAATGCGATTGAAGGCGTTGTTTTTGGGCATGGAAAGCCGGAGCATGCTGCGGACCCCGGCCTGAAAATCCACTGGCTTGGACGTCTTTATGACGATATTTCCCTTGCGTTGCTTTACAGCGCCGCCGATCTGGTGGTTGTTCCATCACGTCTTGACAATCTTCCACAGGTAGGCACCGAAGCGCAGGCTTGCGGATGCCCGGTTGTCGCTTTCGATACCGGCGGGCTTGCCGATGTGGTGGAACATAACAAGTCCGGGTATCTGGCGAAACCGTTCGACCCCCATGACCTTGCGAAAGGAATAGCGTGGGTGATGGAGAGCCGTGAACGTCAAGGTGAGCTGTCTGTCAGCGCAAGGAATCGAGCTTTGAGACTATGGGCTCCGGAAGTGGTGGCCCAACAATACGCGAGAGTCTATCGCAAGGCTTCGGAAGCGTTTTTTTCCGCAAGCAGCTGA
- the cysC gene encoding adenylyl-sulfate kinase, with protein MKNIHPVFDQIVGRAEKEKILGQRGVVLWFTGLSGAGKTTVAAQVERSLASRGILTQLLDGDNIRTGINSNLGFIEDDRRENIRRLAEVSRLFVQCGVVTLACAISPTLEMRAMARQIISPEDFIEIFIDSPLDVCESRDVKGLYRKARAGEMKHFTGIDAPFEAPLEPDIHLRTHEFSVGDCVRTVLAALERWGGRKAFETVNKHENRRP; from the coding sequence ATGAAGAATATCCATCCGGTTTTCGACCAGATTGTCGGACGTGCGGAAAAAGAAAAAATACTTGGTCAGCGTGGAGTGGTGCTCTGGTTCACCGGTCTGTCGGGAGCGGGCAAGACCACCGTTGCCGCGCAGGTGGAGCGGTCGCTGGCGTCGCGGGGAATCCTGACGCAACTACTCGACGGCGACAACATCAGGACAGGCATCAACAGCAATCTCGGTTTCATCGAAGACGACAGGAGGGAAAATATCCGTCGTTTGGCCGAGGTTTCCAGGCTGTTTGTTCAGTGTGGCGTGGTTACACTTGCCTGTGCCATCAGTCCTACCCTGGAGATGAGGGCGATGGCCAGGCAGATCATATCTCCGGAAGATTTCATCGAGATTTTTATCGATTCGCCGCTCGATGTTTGCGAATCCCGTGACGTCAAGGGGCTTTACCGCAAGGCTAGGGCCGGAGAAATGAAGCATTTCACCGGTATCGACGCACCGTTCGAGGCTCCCCTCGAACCGGATATTCATCTTCGCACGCACGAATTTTCCGTCGGCGACTGTGTTCGCACGGTGCTTGCCGCCCTGGAAAGATGGGGTGGCCGAAAGGCGTTCGAAACCGTGAACAAGCACGAAAATCGCAGACCATGA